One Caulobacter segnis genomic window carries:
- a CDS encoding response regulator, whose protein sequence is MPQASSISVLVVDDQLTMRALIRNALQQIGFKDIREAPDGEEALKNLLAKPANLVISDFNMPKMDGLALLRAVRSHPPIRQTAFVMLTGRADRELVQRAVQFGVNNYCVKPFTVQGLREKIEQVFGQLT, encoded by the coding sequence ATGCCGCAAGCTAGCTCCATCTCCGTTCTCGTGGTCGACGACCAGCTGACCATGCGGGCCCTGATCCGCAATGCGCTGCAGCAGATCGGCTTCAAGGACATCCGTGAGGCGCCCGATGGCGAGGAGGCTCTCAAGAACCTCCTGGCCAAGCCGGCCAATCTCGTCATCTCGGACTTCAACATGCCGAAGATGGATGGCCTGGCGCTGCTGCGAGCGGTCCGCTCGCACCCGCCGATCCGCCAGACCGCCTTCGTCATGCTGACGGGCCGCGCCGACCGCGAACTGGTCCAGCGCGCCGTGCAGTTCGGTGTCAACAACTACTGCGTCAAGCCCTTCACCGTGCAGGGCTTGAGGGAGAAGATCGAACAGGTGTTCGGGCAGCTGACATGA
- a CDS encoding chemotaxis protein CheD produces the protein MTQFSHTDDPERAIKVHVTQGESHVTTDPQVVMTTVLGSCIAACIRDPQAGVGGMNHFLLPEGDGRSGGGDAVRYGAYAMELLINDLLKKGARRERLEAKIFGGAKLFDGLSDVGASNSAFAERFLRDEGIPIVSSSTGGVSARRVEFWPTSGRVRQRLVAVDNAPQDVRRPVPPPMPAASSGDVDLF, from the coding sequence ATGACGCAATTCTCCCACACCGACGACCCGGAACGCGCGATCAAGGTCCATGTCACGCAGGGCGAAAGCCATGTGACGACTGACCCGCAGGTGGTCATGACCACCGTGCTGGGCTCCTGCATCGCCGCGTGCATCCGCGACCCGCAAGCGGGCGTGGGGGGCATGAACCACTTCCTGTTGCCGGAAGGCGACGGCCGCAGCGGCGGCGGCGACGCCGTGCGCTACGGCGCCTACGCGATGGAACTGCTGATCAACGACCTGCTGAAGAAGGGCGCCCGCCGCGAGCGGCTGGAAGCCAAGATCTTCGGCGGCGCCAAGCTGTTCGACGGCCTCTCGGACGTCGGCGCCAGCAACTCGGCCTTCGCCGAACGCTTCCTGCGCGACGAAGGCATTCCGATCGTCTCGTCCAGCACCGGCGGGGTCTCGGCCCGTCGCGTCGAGTTCTGGCCGACCTCGGGTCGCGTGCGCCAGCGCCTGGTGGCCGTGGACAACGCGCCGCAGGACGTCCGTCGTCCCGTGCCGCCCCCGATGCCCGCCGCCTCGAGCGGCGACGTGGATCTGTTCTGA
- a CDS encoding chemotaxis protein CheU yields MTASPLPSSPIAPPEEHLAVGELSRRLAAELASAAAICRDCEHLAGDLATGGATLENLSRLQALDELSQRLHGLSEVLERIGHHASGEWSVSIAPVLSGLGLADMAKRLRAEEQAGASAEAGELDFF; encoded by the coding sequence ATGACCGCTTCGCCGCTGCCGTCGTCGCCGATCGCCCCGCCCGAGGAACACCTCGCGGTCGGAGAGCTGTCGCGTCGCCTGGCGGCGGAGCTGGCCTCGGCCGCCGCCATCTGCCGGGATTGCGAACACCTGGCCGGCGATCTCGCCACGGGTGGCGCCACGCTGGAGAACCTCTCGCGCCTGCAGGCGCTGGACGAACTGAGCCAGCGGCTGCACGGCCTGTCCGAGGTGCTCGAGCGGATCGGCCACCACGCCTCCGGCGAGTGGAGCGTCTCGATCGCGCCCGTGCTGAGCGGCCTGGGCCTGGCCGACATGGCCAAGCGCCTGCGGGCCGAGGAACAAGCCGGCGCGAGCGCCGAAGCCGGCGAACTGGATTTCTTCTAG
- a CDS encoding response regulator encodes MPDALLPSARINLERATVLVLDDNGPSLDILSQVVSGFGVKQLLRAETVADAQVLVRTKTFDLIISDVQMPVTDGIEFIEWLRREGGETNRYIPVILVTGHTRASQIRKLRDAGSNYVVAKPITPKVLLERIFWVAREERMFIECDTYIGPDRRFKHEGPPPGTDGRRKDDLPAEVGEAQTPNMSDDEIANLMRPAKVQI; translated from the coding sequence ATGCCGGACGCCCTTCTCCCCTCGGCAAGGATCAATCTCGAACGAGCCACGGTGCTCGTGCTGGACGACAATGGTCCCTCGTTGGACATTTTGTCGCAGGTGGTTTCGGGGTTCGGCGTCAAGCAGCTGCTTCGCGCGGAGACGGTCGCGGACGCCCAGGTGCTCGTCCGCACCAAGACCTTCGACCTGATCATCAGCGACGTGCAGATGCCGGTGACCGACGGCATCGAGTTCATCGAGTGGCTGCGCCGCGAGGGCGGCGAAACCAACCGCTACATTCCAGTCATCCTAGTCACCGGCCATACCCGCGCCTCGCAGATCCGCAAGTTGCGCGACGCAGGCTCGAACTATGTCGTCGCCAAGCCGATCACGCCCAAGGTGCTCCTGGAGCGCATATTCTGGGTGGCCCGCGAGGAGCGGATGTTCATCGAGTGCGACACCTACATCGGGCCCGATCGACGCTTCAAGCATGAGGGGCCGCCGCCGGGAACGGACGGACGGCGCAAGGACGACCTCCCGGCGGAGGTGGGCGAAGCGCAGACGCCCAACATGTCGGATGACGAAATCGCCAACCTGATGCGCCCAGCCAAGGTGCAGATATGA
- a CDS encoding chemotaxis protein CheE: MTVRKFRPPNRLAAMIKDRGGMLAKDAIAAAEAGVETLRESSMAALDEALADIEARFGKDAPDRASQSFEDLYLLASRIIDVSAFVMDAGIDKAAMSLCGLADDCAEAGGWRWEAVDVHIKALKLLRAMGAQLPVEQRDAMLQGLYQVSHYRPDEG, from the coding sequence ATGACCGTCCGCAAATTCCGCCCCCCCAACCGCCTCGCCGCCATGATCAAGGATCGCGGCGGCATGCTGGCCAAGGACGCCATCGCCGCCGCCGAGGCGGGGGTGGAGACTCTGCGCGAGTCCTCTATGGCCGCGCTGGACGAGGCCCTGGCCGACATCGAGGCCCGGTTCGGCAAGGACGCGCCGGATCGCGCGTCGCAATCGTTTGAGGATCTGTATCTGCTGGCCTCGCGGATCATCGACGTCAGCGCCTTCGTGATGGACGCCGGGATCGACAAGGCGGCGATGTCGCTCTGCGGTCTGGCCGACGACTGCGCCGAGGCCGGGGGCTGGCGTTGGGAGGCTGTGGACGTGCACATCAAGGCGCTCAAGCTGCTGCGCGCCATGGGCGCCCAGCTGCCGGTCGAGCAGCGCGACGCCATGCTGCAAGGTCTTTACCAGGTCAGCCATTACCGCCCGGACGAAGGCTGA
- a CDS encoding TonB-dependent receptor, translating into MSKKTTGRVRVLHYGVSAGALALAMTFAGAAAAQDTPAPAAAAPVDEVEAVVVTGFRASLANALDVKRRENDLVDVIKAQDIADFPDLNLAESLQRVPGVSIDRDGGEGRTITVRGLGPDFTVVRLNGLEALATTGGKDSSGGANRGRQFDFSIFASELFNSVTVRKSTSAMNEEGSLGAIVDLQAARPFDFSKFTMSASGKIGWNDLSRKSDPRYTFLVSNRWDTGIGEVGALLSVAYATRAQREEGSSTGRWENPSVQFNSSTAFPCSGAAYNPVSGPALTCAQIGTVTGGTSPTVTAAAGTANNLWHPRIPRYGRLDYDQKRLGVTGSIQWRPNDRSTLTLDAMLAKFTNNRDETYLEIISFSRSGAGLPQTDVVNFTADGKGNLIKGTFDDVDARVEYRHDELKTEFNQFSLTYDTKFGEAGHLAVGYGQSRSIQNNPVQTTFSFDRYDSDNYSYDYSGNDKLPNFNYGFDPTNPTNYTYSASNALGDASLLRLRPSKAVNTFKTFHVDIDYQILDGFKLRYGGNYKEYGFNSWEKRLFSRNLATTGTTFTAEAGFGLPAGTTIADVSRVISGFGRGLDLPAGVPTSWLAPDLAKLQAKLGYDCNCINANGDFRLSVLNQLGALREITEKDTAFYLQGDFDYDIANIPVRGNVGVRWVKTEQAALGHYNTGSVTTPVATPFGTISTTVPTDAVQTTSRQYTNTLPSLNVSAQPWDNFYVRFAAAKVMTRPQLQNLTPGYTASSQSAQTLTRGNPDLNPMLSNNLDLSFEWYPDKETLFSVGVFQKDIKSYIQTTAVAIPYSETGLPTSLLTNGNTIDTLFTVTTQINSPGGKLKGYEISLQRPFTFLPAPFDGFGGIVNYTHVQSDIQYVIKNPTYAGTPRVQTAPAVLITQPLINLSPDAYNATLYYEKANFKARVSASYRDPYLIQVAPSATNNNDVRIKEKTLNIDSQVSYNFGNFTVTLEGINLTDEKDSKVDDSTRLSSEEYVHYGRQYYLGVKWKF; encoded by the coding sequence ATGTCCAAGAAAACCACGGGACGCGTGCGCGTCCTGCACTACGGCGTCTCGGCTGGCGCCCTGGCTCTGGCGATGACGTTCGCCGGCGCGGCGGCCGCCCAAGACACCCCGGCGCCCGCGGCGGCGGCTCCCGTCGATGAGGTCGAAGCCGTCGTCGTCACCGGTTTCCGCGCCTCGCTGGCCAACGCCCTGGACGTCAAGCGTCGCGAGAACGACCTCGTCGACGTCATCAAGGCCCAGGACATCGCCGATTTCCCCGACCTGAACCTGGCCGAGTCGCTGCAGCGCGTGCCGGGCGTGTCGATCGACCGTGACGGCGGCGAAGGCCGCACCATCACTGTCCGGGGCCTGGGTCCCGACTTCACCGTCGTGCGCCTGAACGGCCTGGAAGCCCTGGCCACCACCGGCGGCAAGGACAGCTCGGGCGGCGCCAATCGCGGCCGCCAGTTCGACTTCTCGATCTTCGCCTCGGAGCTGTTCAACAGCGTCACCGTGCGCAAGTCGACCTCGGCTATGAACGAGGAAGGCTCGCTGGGCGCGATCGTCGACCTGCAGGCCGCCCGTCCGTTCGACTTCAGCAAGTTCACGATGAGCGCCAGCGGCAAGATCGGCTGGAACGACCTCTCGCGAAAGAGCGACCCGCGCTACACCTTCCTGGTCAGCAACCGCTGGGACACCGGCATCGGTGAGGTCGGCGCGCTGCTGTCGGTGGCCTACGCGACCCGCGCCCAGCGCGAGGAAGGCTCCTCGACCGGCCGCTGGGAAAACCCATCGGTCCAGTTCAACTCGTCGACCGCCTTCCCGTGCTCGGGCGCGGCCTATAACCCGGTCAGCGGCCCGGCCCTGACCTGCGCCCAGATCGGCACGGTCACCGGCGGCACCTCGCCGACCGTCACCGCCGCCGCCGGCACCGCCAACAACCTGTGGCACCCGCGGATCCCGCGCTACGGCCGCCTGGACTATGATCAGAAGCGCCTGGGCGTGACCGGGTCGATCCAGTGGCGTCCGAACGACCGCTCGACCCTGACCTTGGACGCGATGCTGGCCAAGTTCACCAACAACCGCGACGAGACCTATCTGGAGATCATCTCGTTCAGCCGCAGCGGCGCGGGTCTGCCCCAGACCGACGTCGTCAACTTCACGGCCGACGGCAAGGGCAACCTGATCAAGGGCACGTTCGACGACGTCGACGCTCGGGTCGAGTACCGCCACGACGAACTGAAGACCGAGTTCAACCAGTTCTCGCTGACCTACGACACCAAGTTCGGCGAAGCCGGCCACCTGGCCGTCGGCTACGGCCAGTCGCGGTCGATCCAGAACAACCCGGTCCAGACGACCTTCTCGTTCGATCGCTACGACAGCGACAACTACAGCTACGACTACTCGGGCAACGACAAGCTGCCGAACTTCAACTACGGCTTCGATCCGACGAACCCGACCAACTACACCTACAGCGCCAGCAACGCCCTGGGCGACGCCTCGCTGCTGCGCCTGCGTCCCAGCAAGGCGGTCAACACCTTCAAGACGTTCCACGTCGACATCGACTACCAGATCCTGGACGGCTTCAAGCTGCGCTACGGCGGCAACTACAAGGAATACGGCTTCAACTCGTGGGAAAAGCGCCTCTTCTCGCGCAACCTCGCGACGACGGGCACCACCTTCACGGCCGAGGCCGGCTTCGGCCTGCCGGCCGGCACGACGATCGCCGACGTCTCGCGCGTGATCAGCGGCTTCGGCCGGGGTCTCGACCTGCCGGCGGGCGTGCCGACCTCGTGGCTGGCTCCGGACCTGGCCAAGCTGCAAGCCAAGCTGGGCTACGACTGTAACTGCATCAACGCCAACGGCGACTTCCGCCTGAGCGTCCTGAACCAGCTGGGCGCCCTGCGCGAGATCACCGAGAAGGACACCGCCTTCTACCTGCAAGGCGACTTCGACTACGACATCGCCAACATCCCCGTGCGCGGCAATGTCGGCGTGCGCTGGGTGAAGACCGAGCAGGCGGCCCTGGGCCACTACAACACCGGCAGCGTGACCACGCCGGTGGCCACGCCCTTCGGCACGATCTCGACCACCGTCCCCACCGACGCCGTTCAGACGACCTCGCGCCAGTACACCAACACCCTGCCGTCGCTGAACGTCTCGGCCCAGCCGTGGGACAACTTCTACGTCCGCTTCGCCGCCGCCAAGGTGATGACGCGTCCGCAGCTGCAGAACCTGACCCCGGGCTACACGGCCAGCAGCCAGTCGGCCCAGACCCTGACGCGCGGCAATCCCGACCTGAACCCGATGCTGTCCAACAACCTGGACCTCAGCTTCGAGTGGTATCCGGACAAGGAAACCCTGTTCTCGGTCGGCGTGTTCCAGAAGGACATCAAGTCCTACATCCAGACCACGGCCGTCGCGATTCCGTACTCGGAGACCGGTCTGCCGACCAGCCTGCTGACGAACGGCAACACCATCGACACGCTGTTCACGGTCACGACCCAGATCAACAGCCCCGGCGGCAAGCTGAAGGGCTACGAGATCTCGCTGCAGCGTCCGTTCACCTTCCTGCCGGCGCCCTTCGACGGCTTCGGCGGCATCGTGAACTACACGCACGTGCAGAGCGACATCCAGTACGTGATCAAGAACCCGACCTACGCCGGCACGCCGCGGGTCCAGACGGCTCCGGCCGTGCTGATCACTCAGCCGCTGATCAACCTGTCGCCGGACGCCTATAACGCGACGCTCTATTACGAGAAGGCCAACTTCAAGGCCCGCGTCTCGGCCTCGTATCGCGACCCGTACCTGATCCAGGTGGCCCCGTCGGCGACCA